In a genomic window of Occallatibacter riparius:
- a CDS encoding CPBP family intramembrane glutamic endopeptidase: MPHVTPLLVIAAVLAMAPYLAAAFFADWAAGRARTLPAIAQMVLPALLCFPYVLVSVDAGAFSWRWLAVYAVFPAAIALAARAMPEEAVWSRLVVLLVMGLAVDLRWFEPAWPAHLSVFNKVLLLDAGIYAFVMLRPLEGTGFDLRLRRCDVSVGLKQFLFYLPIALVLGLALGFLHTHALSWGDVVRLPGRLAFAWVFTFFFIAVPEELFFRGWVQNLLERRLGRSAALVLAAILFGLAHFNKRALHFNWRYVLLAAIAGVFYGRAWREKRRVGASAVTHATVDSVWSLFLR, translated from the coding sequence GTGCCGCATGTGACTCCTCTGTTGGTGATTGCCGCTGTGCTTGCGATGGCGCCGTATCTTGCGGCGGCGTTCTTTGCGGACTGGGCTGCGGGGCGGGCGCGGACGCTGCCGGCTATTGCGCAGATGGTGCTTCCGGCTCTGCTGTGCTTTCCGTATGTGCTGGTGTCGGTGGACGCGGGGGCGTTCAGCTGGCGGTGGCTGGCGGTGTATGCGGTTTTCCCAGCGGCGATTGCGCTAGCGGCGCGCGCGATGCCGGAGGAGGCGGTGTGGTCGCGGCTTGTCGTCCTCCTGGTGATGGGGCTGGCGGTGGATCTGCGCTGGTTTGAGCCGGCGTGGCCGGCGCATCTGTCGGTGTTCAATAAGGTGCTGCTGCTGGATGCGGGGATCTATGCGTTTGTGATGTTGCGGCCGTTGGAGGGGACGGGGTTCGATTTGCGGCTGCGCCGATGCGATGTTTCGGTGGGGTTGAAGCAGTTTTTGTTTTATCTGCCGATTGCGCTGGTGCTGGGGCTGGCGCTGGGTTTTCTGCATACGCACGCGCTGTCGTGGGGCGACGTGGTGCGACTGCCGGGGCGGTTGGCGTTTGCGTGGGTCTTCACGTTCTTCTTTATCGCCGTGCCGGAAGAGCTGTTCTTCCGCGGATGGGTGCAGAATCTGCTGGAGCGCAGGTTGGGCAGGAGTGCTGCACTGGTCTTGGCTGCGATTCTGTTCGGGCTGGCGCACTTCAACAAGCGGGCGCTGCATTTCAACTGGCGCTATGTGCTGCTGGCGGCGATTGCAGGCGTGTTCTATGGGCGGGCTTGGAGAGAGAAGCGGCGCGTGGGTGCGTCGGCGGTGACGCATGCGACGGTGGACTCGGTGTGGTCGCTGTTTCTGCGGTGA
- a CDS encoding glycoside hydrolase family 2 TIM barrel-domain containing protein gives MKLQPRLLLALAALVCFTPASIHAAKPDSPRQELAADAGWKFILGDPSGAEAPAFADASWRTVDLPHDWSIESKPDKDNPSGGGGGFFPNGIGWYRKSFQAPSTWKGKRVSVEFDGVYRDAAVYLNGHKLGTHAYGYTAFSFDLTPNLDFSGANVLAVRVDNSAQPNSRWYSGSGIYRHVRVVVTEPTHLAHWGVFITTPEATTISAKVSVHTRVANESSTAADVTVDTTLLDKAGNKVGSAQSRLAFAPGKEDEAAQDIAVANPALWSPDSPNLYRAMSTIRQNGKVIDRVTTPFGIRTLSWSAENGLLLNGKSIKLTGGSVHHDNGPLGAAAFDRAEERRVELLKAAGMNAVRTAHNPPSPAFLDACDRIGLLVLDEPFDVWKAHKVKFDYGDDFDASWKQDISSMVLRDRNHPSIVIWGIGNEIPELEVDRGAELAKQLADQVRALDNTRPLTLAFPGTTTKPTAQAVFSQLDITGYNYNILPTYQKDHEQLPTRMMLTTESWPAKAFPLWTVSHDNPYILGDLTWTAMDYLGESGIGAWQYGTPQQAKMAEGMGGMMANTGFIDQLFTGMANGKDVMADMAKNTDPAAKAMMEVFMHGYPWHAAMCGDLDLTGLRKPQSYYRDIIWNGGDRVYATVRLPEPDGKKIIAIMWATYPTLPSWTWPEQEGKNVDVEVYSGAEKVQLYLNGKLIGEKPTGRDQEFKAVFSVPYAAGTLKAVGLRGDRAVAESILTTAQPSTKLRVTADRTALNANGEDLSFITVEAVDANGRPDLHATNDVQFDISGPGTIAAVGNGDAQDPDAYQGNRRKLFEGRALVVVRTSHKAGSIKLTAKTSGLSDGSVTLKTNSAQPSAELQ, from the coding sequence ATGAAACTCCAGCCCCGCCTTCTCCTTGCTCTCGCCGCTCTAGTATGCTTCACGCCCGCTTCAATCCACGCAGCGAAACCCGACTCACCCCGGCAGGAACTCGCCGCTGATGCCGGCTGGAAGTTCATCCTCGGCGATCCCAGTGGAGCCGAAGCTCCCGCGTTCGCCGACGCCTCCTGGCGCACGGTCGATCTGCCCCACGACTGGAGCATCGAAAGCAAGCCCGACAAAGACAATCCCAGCGGCGGTGGTGGAGGCTTCTTCCCTAACGGCATCGGCTGGTACCGCAAGTCGTTCCAGGCTCCCTCCACCTGGAAAGGCAAACGCGTGAGCGTCGAATTCGACGGCGTATACCGCGATGCCGCCGTCTATCTCAACGGACACAAACTCGGCACGCATGCTTACGGATACACCGCGTTCTCCTTCGACCTCACTCCCAATCTGGACTTCTCCGGCGCGAACGTTCTCGCGGTCCGCGTCGACAACTCCGCCCAGCCCAACAGCCGCTGGTACTCGGGCTCGGGCATTTACCGCCACGTCCGCGTCGTCGTGACGGAACCCACTCACCTCGCGCATTGGGGTGTCTTCATCACCACACCCGAGGCGACAACCATTTCGGCCAAAGTCTCCGTCCACACACGCGTCGCAAACGAGTCCTCCACCGCCGCCGATGTCACCGTCGATACCACTCTGCTCGACAAGGCAGGAAACAAAGTTGGCTCCGCACAATCCAGGCTCGCCTTCGCGCCCGGCAAAGAAGACGAAGCCGCGCAAGATATCGCAGTGGCGAATCCCGCCCTCTGGTCACCCGACTCACCCAACCTCTATCGCGCCATGTCCACCATTCGCCAAAACGGCAAAGTCATCGACCGGGTCACCACGCCCTTCGGCATTCGCACGCTCTCCTGGTCGGCAGAAAACGGCCTGCTCCTGAACGGCAAATCCATCAAGCTCACTGGCGGAAGCGTCCATCACGACAACGGCCCTCTTGGCGCAGCAGCCTTCGATCGCGCCGAAGAGCGCCGCGTCGAACTCCTCAAAGCCGCCGGCATGAATGCCGTGCGCACCGCGCACAATCCGCCCTCTCCCGCGTTTCTCGATGCCTGCGATCGCATCGGCCTTCTCGTTCTCGACGAGCCCTTCGACGTCTGGAAGGCGCACAAGGTCAAATTCGATTACGGCGACGACTTCGACGCCTCGTGGAAGCAGGACATCTCATCCATGGTCCTCCGCGACCGCAATCACCCCTCCATCGTCATCTGGGGCATCGGCAACGAAATCCCAGAGCTCGAAGTCGATCGCGGCGCAGAGCTCGCAAAGCAACTCGCCGATCAGGTCCGCGCCCTCGACAACACGCGCCCCCTCACCCTCGCCTTCCCCGGCACCACCACCAAGCCCACCGCGCAGGCTGTCTTCTCCCAGCTCGACATCACCGGCTACAACTACAACATCCTTCCCACATACCAAAAAGATCACGAGCAGTTGCCAACGCGGATGATGCTCACTACGGAGTCCTGGCCCGCCAAGGCTTTCCCGCTATGGACGGTCTCCCACGACAATCCCTACATCCTTGGCGACCTCACCTGGACGGCAATGGATTACCTCGGTGAATCCGGCATCGGCGCCTGGCAATACGGCACACCGCAACAGGCCAAAATGGCCGAGGGCATGGGCGGAATGATGGCCAACACCGGCTTCATCGATCAGCTCTTCACCGGCATGGCCAACGGCAAAGACGTCATGGCCGACATGGCGAAGAACACCGATCCCGCCGCCAAAGCGATGATGGAAGTCTTCATGCATGGCTATCCCTGGCACGCAGCCATGTGCGGCGATCTTGACCTCACCGGCCTCCGCAAGCCGCAGTCTTACTACCGCGACATCATCTGGAACGGCGGCGACCGCGTCTACGCCACCGTGCGCCTGCCTGAGCCCGATGGCAAAAAGATCATCGCCATCATGTGGGCCACTTACCCCACGCTTCCCTCCTGGACCTGGCCCGAACAGGAAGGCAAGAACGTCGATGTCGAAGTCTACTCCGGCGCGGAGAAAGTCCAGCTCTATCTGAACGGCAAGCTCATCGGTGAAAAGCCCACCGGCCGCGACCAGGAGTTCAAAGCAGTCTTCTCGGTCCCCTATGCGGCCGGCACGCTCAAAGCCGTTGGCCTCCGCGGCGATCGCGCCGTTGCGGAAAGCATCCTGACAACAGCCCAACCGTCAACCAAGCTGCGCGTTACTGCAGATCGCACTGCACTCAACGCAAACGGCGAAGACCTCTCCTTCATTACTGTCGAGGCAGTAGATGCGAACGGACGCCCCGATCTGCACGCAACCAACGATGTTCAATTCGATATCAGCGGCCCCGGCACCATCGCCGCAGTCGGCAATGGAGACGCCCAGGATCCCGACGCGTATCAAGGCAATCGCCGCAAGCTCTTCGAGGGCCGCGCGCTCGTCGTCGTTCGCACATCGCACAAAGCCGGCTCCATCAAACTGACCGCCAAAACCTCTGGCCTCAGCGACGGCTCCGTCACTCTCAAAACCAACAGCGCGCAACCCAGCGCCGAACTACAGTAG
- a CDS encoding TetR/AcrR family transcriptional regulator has translation MPRKKTAKPPGSYPAHRERQRRRILDAAWTLFDERGIDRVSMAEITSSSGVQPSTIYQYFANKDEIVWAVIADVMQKASARAQQSLEATPNALARITALLDFMADELVNNSVTVRFMAQFDAMYARHWPAERLITLESQINPGGFNAFRGLICDGIADGSLRHDLDPDLTMHAVINTVIGAQRRLASLGSKVEQEYGQPVDRLFRETIRILLLGLRAPEPPPRRRPRKKPSKVQSRKRTR, from the coding sequence ATGCCCCGAAAGAAAACAGCAAAGCCGCCCGGCTCCTATCCCGCTCACCGCGAGCGCCAGCGCCGCCGCATTCTCGATGCCGCCTGGACCCTCTTCGACGAGCGCGGCATCGACCGCGTCTCCATGGCCGAAATCACTTCCTCCAGCGGCGTTCAGCCCTCCACCATCTACCAGTACTTCGCCAACAAGGATGAGATCGTCTGGGCCGTCATCGCCGACGTGATGCAGAAGGCCAGCGCGCGCGCGCAGCAGTCCCTCGAAGCCACGCCCAACGCGCTGGCCCGCATCACTGCCCTCCTCGACTTCATGGCCGATGAACTCGTGAACAACTCGGTCACCGTGCGCTTCATGGCGCAGTTTGACGCGATGTATGCGCGCCACTGGCCCGCCGAACGCCTCATCACCCTGGAGTCGCAAATCAATCCCGGTGGATTCAACGCCTTCAGAGGCCTGATCTGTGACGGCATCGCCGACGGCTCCCTTCGCCACGATCTCGATCCCGACCTCACCATGCACGCCGTCATCAACACCGTCATCGGTGCGCAGCGCCGCCTCGCCTCCCTCGGCAGCAAAGTCGAACAGGAATACGGCCAGCCCGTCGATCGCCTCTTCCGCGAAACCATTCGCATCCTCCTTCTCGGCCTGCGCGCCCCAGAACCTCCGCCCCGACGCCGGCCCCGAAAGAAACCCTCCAAAGTTCAAAGCAGAAAGAGAACTCGATGA
- a CDS encoding CPBP family glutamic-type intramembrane protease, with amino-acid sequence MGTTQWFLYKRTAQYKADCHQTPAQRRRRDILELAGIYSLILLVIWTPRPWQFALWGIAAVCTIGVIALSFDGWKTMGICTENLRQSLWAIPLAGAIALFSIAVAGHLHTLRLPHSPYLFVRHYAWYAIWAGLQQLILQCFFLARSVRLIPNATAAAALSAALFAIAHLPNPVLTLITLVCGLASCLFFLRYKNLWPLAVAHAILGIAIAITIPGHLDHNMRVGISYLTWVDRPIISESVPFPNP; translated from the coding sequence ATGGGTACGACCCAGTGGTTTTTATATAAAAGAACGGCCCAATATAAAGCAGACTGTCACCAAACTCCTGCACAGCGACGCCGCCGTGACATCCTCGAACTCGCAGGAATCTACAGCCTCATCCTTCTGGTCATCTGGACACCCCGCCCCTGGCAATTCGCCCTCTGGGGCATCGCCGCCGTCTGCACCATCGGTGTCATCGCCCTCTCATTCGACGGCTGGAAGACCATGGGCATCTGCACTGAGAACCTGCGGCAATCGCTGTGGGCCATCCCCCTGGCCGGCGCCATCGCCCTTTTCTCCATCGCCGTCGCAGGACACCTGCACACGCTCCGCCTGCCCCACTCGCCCTACCTCTTCGTGCGCCATTACGCGTGGTACGCAATATGGGCCGGCCTGCAGCAACTCATCCTGCAATGCTTCTTCCTCGCCCGATCGGTCCGCCTCATCCCCAACGCCACAGCCGCGGCCGCGCTATCAGCCGCGCTCTTCGCAATCGCGCATCTCCCCAACCCTGTACTGACTCTCATCACGCTGGTCTGCGGCCTGGCCTCATGCCTGTTCTTCCTGCGCTACAAGAACCTCTGGCCGCTCGCCGTCGCACACGCCATCCTCGGCATCGCCATCGCCATCACCATCCCCGGCCACCTCGACCACAACATGCGCGTAGGAATCAGCTATCTCACCTGGGTCGACCGGCCCATCATCTCCGAGTCTGTCCCCTTCCCCAACCCCTAG
- a CDS encoding DMT family transporter — protein sequence MPSTAAINQRTLWLGYGACALAGCLWGTGFFFGRIAMNEMSVEYMVLYRFFFACAGLVPLAIIHRVRLTRAELKLLLISAFLGVPLQFLMQFHGLALTTVSHAALMVGTLPVLLAAAAALFAGERLDWIGWVALFCSSIGAGLIVLGGTHGHPARGEPTFRGDLLVVVSLCISLAWVLISKKLMERHSPPVVTAYTLVAGTVMLAAWILGPRLLIHWIPNNSAPVPFAHVSLKAWGALAASGLACTATTTLLWNWGIHHVPASRAGVFLNIEPALGSFLGVKLLGEHLGPFAWFGGALILGAAITLTTRKHDHDPAILLE from the coding sequence ATGCCCTCCACCGCCGCAATCAACCAACGCACGCTCTGGCTCGGCTACGGCGCATGCGCCCTCGCAGGCTGTCTCTGGGGCACCGGATTCTTCTTCGGCCGCATCGCCATGAACGAAATGTCCGTGGAGTACATGGTGCTCTACCGCTTCTTCTTCGCCTGCGCCGGCCTCGTGCCCCTGGCCATCATCCATCGCGTTCGCCTCACCCGCGCCGAACTCAAGCTGCTCCTCATCTCCGCATTCCTCGGCGTGCCGCTACAGTTCCTGATGCAGTTTCACGGCCTCGCCCTCACCACCGTCAGCCATGCCGCCCTCATGGTCGGAACTCTGCCCGTCCTCCTCGCCGCCGCGGCTGCCCTCTTCGCCGGCGAGCGCCTCGACTGGATCGGTTGGGTAGCCCTCTTCTGCTCCAGCATCGGCGCCGGGCTCATCGTCCTCGGAGGCACACACGGCCACCCCGCTCGCGGCGAGCCCACCTTTCGCGGCGACCTCCTCGTCGTCGTCTCCCTCTGCATCTCTCTGGCCTGGGTGCTGATCAGCAAAAAACTCATGGAGCGTCACAGCCCGCCAGTGGTCACGGCCTACACCCTAGTGGCTGGAACCGTTATGCTCGCCGCCTGGATCCTCGGCCCCCGCCTCCTCATCCACTGGATCCCCAACAACAGCGCCCCGGTTCCCTTCGCCCACGTCAGCCTCAAGGCCTGGGGAGCGCTCGCCGCCTCGGGCCTCGCCTGCACCGCCACCACCACGCTCCTCTGGAACTGGGGCATCCACCACGTCCCCGCCTCGCGCGCGGGCGTCTTCCTCAACATCGAGCCCGCCCTCGGCTCCTTCCTCGGCGTCAAACTCCTCGGCGAGCACCTCGGCCCCTTCGCCTGGTTCGGCGGAGCCCTCATCCTCGGCGCCGCCATCACCCTAACCACCCGCAAGCACGACCACGACCCCGCCATCCTCCTCGAATAA
- a CDS encoding Stp1/IreP family PP2C-type Ser/Thr phosphatase — MATAALHYAAAAASDRGRKRANNQDAFGFSIEHGVYVVCDGMGGAAGGEVASSIAVDEVLQALTERDREAQVPKLAEDAVCAANTAVYSRAQRNSNLSGMGTTLVALVVEQAQVWVVNVGDSRCYRLREGKLEQLTLDHSLVEEQVRLGRMTPHEALRSPLRNVITRAVGTQNGVTPDCFQFEAQTGDLFLLCSDGLTREVSDSAIQELLAGDQPLQERANRLIEAANKAGGRDNITCILVQAMGQ, encoded by the coding sequence TTGGCCACGGCTGCCCTCCACTACGCTGCTGCTGCGGCCTCCGACCGCGGCCGCAAGCGCGCAAACAACCAGGACGCATTCGGCTTCTCCATCGAACATGGTGTGTATGTGGTGTGCGACGGTATGGGCGGGGCCGCCGGCGGCGAGGTCGCGAGCTCGATTGCTGTGGACGAAGTGCTGCAGGCGCTGACGGAGCGGGACCGGGAAGCGCAGGTTCCCAAGCTTGCGGAAGATGCAGTATGCGCTGCCAACACGGCGGTGTACTCGCGCGCGCAGCGCAACTCGAACCTGTCGGGCATGGGCACGACCCTGGTGGCGCTGGTGGTGGAGCAGGCGCAGGTGTGGGTGGTGAACGTGGGTGACAGCCGCTGCTACCGTTTGCGCGAGGGTAAGCTGGAACAGCTGACGCTGGATCACTCGCTGGTGGAGGAGCAGGTTCGGCTGGGCCGGATGACTCCGCATGAGGCGCTGCGGTCGCCACTGCGCAACGTGATTACACGGGCGGTGGGCACGCAGAACGGCGTTACGCCTGACTGCTTCCAGTTCGAAGCGCAGACGGGGGACTTGTTCTTGCTGTGTTCGGACGGGTTGACGCGCGAGGTTTCAGACAGCGCGATCCAGGAACTGCTGGCGGGCGATCAGCCGCTGCAGGAGCGGGCGAACCGGCTGATTGAGGCGGCAAACAAGGCTGGGGGGCGGGATAACATTACTTGCATTTTGGTGCAGGCGATGGGGCAGTGA